AAACTCGACCTGGAAACCCACCCCGACCGGCCCGAGTGGCTCACGCATGTGGATCCCGGCACGATCAAAATCAAACTGGCCGCCTCGCTGGTCGGCATCTCCAGCATTCATCTCCTGAAATCCTTCGTGGACATCGCGAACGAGAACCCCGAACACGTCAAGTGGAAGATCTTCATTCACCTCACCTTCCTGGGCTCCGCCATCCTCCTGGCCTACACCGACAAGCTGATGCAACGGGACCGCAAGCATTGACCATAGCGACGCCAGGGTGCCGTATCACTTGAGATACGCGCTGTATCCGATTCGATAATCTCCACAACATACCTGCCCTACGCATTCGCGTCTATTTCCGCGGCTGCAGACGGCGCGGAACGCATCGACACGGTGGCCAGGCCGCGTTCTGTTCAAGCGTCCTCACGGGGCATGTGGTTTGCCTTTTCCAATCGTGGTATGACAGGCGCCGACACGGGCGCTTTCCGTCGAGACAGCGTCCCCCTCACCATGTTCCCCTTGGAGTCACGATGACTACTCCCGCTTCGCCGGACGACCCGCTGACACTCGCAACGATTCTGGAGGAAGAAACCGAACTGCTGCACGGCCCCCTGCCCAAGGATCATCCGGTGGGGGCCCCCGATGCGGTGCGCACGGCCGCGCTCTTCCGGCACATCCACGCCTGCCACCCGAAACGCGCGGGACTCTGCTTCTCCGGCGGAGGCATACGCAGCGCGACCTTCGGACTCGGCGTCTTGCAGTCTCTCGCGCGCCTGCAACTCCTGAACAAGTTCGACTATCTTTCGACCGTCTCCGGCGGAGGCTACATCGGCAGCTGGCTCACCGCCTGGATCCATCGCCATCCGCAGGGATTGGACGGCGTCATTGAGGATCTGCGGGTCACGCCGAAAGCAGGCGCCACCGAAGTGCCGCCGCCGGTCCAATGGCTGCGGAACTATAGCAATTACCTGAGTCCGCACCTGGGATTCCTCTCGGCCGACTCATGGACGCTCTTCGGCATTTACTTGCGCAACCTGCACCTGAACTGGATGGTGCTGCTGCCGTTGCTGATGGTACCCCTGCTCGTGCCACGCTGGACCATCGCCCTGGCCCAGCTGAATACCCCCGGACTGACCTTGCCCGTCTGGCTACTCCAAGCCGTGTTTATGGTCGGTCTCGGTCTGGCCGTCATGGCATTGATTTATCTGCACCTCTGCCGTCCTACGCTCAGCGAGTATCGTCGCAATACCCGATGGCAGACCTTGGAACGCCAACACTGGTTTCTGGTCGCCTGCCTCGGCCCCTTGATCACATCGGTGCTCTTCCTCACCACCGCCTGGGCCTGGTTTCGCAACGGAGGCGGTACGCTGGAGCAACTCAGCCTCTCCCACGTCATGTTCGGCGGCGTCTTCCTCCACACAGGGAGCTGGCTCTTTTCCGTCCTCGTGCTCAAACGATTCAAAGCCTTCTCCCCCTGGCTGCTCTGGGAAACCGCCGCCGTTGCCGCCACCGGCGCGCTGGGCGGATTGTTACTCCGATCTCTACTGATAAAGACTCCCGATCAGCTGGTCGTCGCCACATTTGCCGAGTGCTTCGCCACCTTCGCCGTTCCGGGCGTCCTCGCGATATTTTTGCTCACAGCAACCGTCTTCATCGGCCTGGCCAGCCGATTCACCGAAGAACAGGACCGCGAGTGGTGGGGGCGCACCGGTTCCTGGGTATTGATCGTCATGGTCGTCTGGTCGGGGCTCTCCGCCATCGTCGCCTTCGGTCCGGGGCTCATTGCCTGGACACCGAAAGTCGCCGCTTCCCTCGGCGGACTCTCCGGATTGCTGACCCTCGTGCTTGGATTCGGTTCACGCACCACCGCGCAACAGCAGGAGGAACGCTCACAGACCACCGTGATCACCGACTTCGCGGTACGATCGGCCGCGCCGCTCTTCATGCTCTGCGTTCTCATCGCGCTGTCATTGGGCACCAGTTGGCAATTAGACCTCTTCGCCCATCACTACGAGATGCACCTCAACCATCTCACGGGGCCTATGCAGACCGGATTAGGAATCTGGCCGGATCCTTGGGGGCACGATCAGGTCCTCCACAACACCCCCCTCTGGATGCTCGTCCTGTTCACCGTCGCCGTGACGTCATTGGGCCTGCTCATGTCCGGGCTGATTAACATCAACCGGTTCTCGCTGCATGCGATGTATCGCAACCGGCTCATCCGCGCCTATCTCGGAGCCTCGCGCATTCAGACCGAACGCGAACGGAGCTTCAATCCCTTCACCGGATTCGACAATCTTGACAACCCGGCCATGAGCGACGTGCGATTCGACGACGTGCGCCTGGCGCGTCGGCTGTATACCCGGGAGTTTTCCGCCAACACCCACGCGCAGCTCGAATCGTTCCACGCCCTGCCGGACCCGCCGCCGGTTCAATTGCAAACCATGCTCTACCGTCTCACACAGGAATTGTCTGGCCTGCTGCAACGAGATACGTTGTCGCAGGTCGCCACTGAGCTACAGGTCGGGCCGGCCTGCGCCGCCAAGATGACGACGCTGTACGAATGGACGAAAGGGACGGCCGCCGGACGGGAGGCCGCGACGTGGTTCGTCAAACTGTTCCTCAACCGGCTCTATGCCCAGAGCCCGCGCCCGCTGCATCTCATCAATATCGCGCTTAATCTGGTCAAGGGCGACAACCTCGCCTGGCAACAACGCAAAGCCCAATCGTTCACGATCAGCGCGCTCCACAGCGGCAGTTGGAATCTGGGGTATCGCCGCTCGGAGGAGTACGGATGCAACCATTACCTCGCCCAGCCCCTTTCTCTCGGGACCGCTCTGGCCATCTCCGGCGCCGCCGCGAGCCCCAACATGGGGTACCACTCATCTTCAGCCGTGACGTTTCTGCTCGCGCTCTTCAACATTCGCCTGGGCTGGTGGCTCGGGAATCCAGGCCGGGCAGGCGCCGACACCTATCGCAAAGCGTCACCCAACGTCTCGGTCGGCCCTTTGTTGTCCGAAGCCTTCGGCCTCACGGATTCCTGTCATCCCTACGTCTACCTCTCCGACGGCGGGCATTTCGAAAATCTCGGCTTGTACGAAATGGTCTTGCGCCGCTGTCACTGCATCCTCGTGGTGGATGCCGGGTGTGACCCGCAGCTCAACTTTGAAGATCTCGGCAACGCCATCCGGAAGATCCGCATCGATCTGGGAATCGACATCGAACTGAATCTCGACCAGATCAAGCGGGCCGCCGACGCCAAGACCAGCAGTCGGCACCACGCCATCGGCATGATTCGCTACGACAAAGTGGATGCCAACGCCACCGCCGGCACCCTGATCTATCTCAAACCCTCGCTGACCGGGAACGAGCCGTCGGACGTCCAGGACTACGCCGCGCGTCACCCCTCCTTTCCCCACGAACCGACCTCGGACCAGTTCTTCGACGAAGCCCAGTTCGAATCCTACCGCCGCCTCGGCGAACATGTCGCCCAACAGGTGCTGCGCCCCGCCATTCAACGAAGCGAGCAGGACTTTTCCTCCCTCTGCCATGCGCTCCGCTCCTACTGGCTGACCACCCCGCCGGGCATGCGTGAATCCTTCCTCGGCGAAACCGACGACCTGAAGGACCTTGAGCGTCTCCTGCGCGACGATCCGGATCTGCTTCGTTACGACCTGGAAATCTATCCCGAACTCCGCTCGGTGTTCGGGATCGACCCCGGCGCCATCGCGGTCAATCCGCGGGCCGCGCTGCACACCTGTAACCTGCAGATTCAGCTCATGGAGCAGGTCTACCTGGCCGTGAACCTCGAAGAGTTCCACAATCACGCCCTCAATCGCGGCTGGATGAACCTGTTCCGGCGCTGGACCTCAGCCGAAACCTTCCGTCTCTTCTGGCCGACGCTCTGCGGCATGTACAGCCAACAATTCGTCCGCTTCGCCGAGCAACACTTGAATTTACGTATCGATGAAGTGGTCGTGTTGGAAGCGATGGGGCCGACCAGTGATCTCTCGTCGCTCGCCAGAGACCTGTCGATTGAGTGGGATTCCGTCCCGGATTACGCGGAGACGTTCATGCAGGCTCTCCACAAACCGTTGCCGTTGGAGGAACCGACCGGCGACCACACGCGGCAAGCGGCTTGGCACATGCGACTGAAAGCCAGGCCCTCACCGGACGATTCGGCCGGGCCGGGAGAAATCCTGGCCGTCGTGGCCGCGACCCGTCTTTCGGTGGCCGGACACCGGCTCGCGCTGCATGGCTGGGTACGACCGGCCTATCGAGGCTTGGGTTTGGGACACCGCCTGTTCAGACGTGCCATCGAGGAATTAACGGGGGCGTACTCCGGGCACAATCTGATCGTCGATTTGGGGCCGGACAATCCGGCCTGGGCCGGCACGTCCATCCGCAACGTCGGCTGGCTCCGTTTCTACGAACAACTCGGGTTTACGCGGGATCGTTCAGATCCGGCCCGCTTCCAGATGACCCGGATCTTGAGGTAACACAGGTAGACCCGGCCGGCTGAGGATGGACGAATTCATTCTCAACGTTACGCAGTGGCCCTGCTTGACCGGTCTGTCAGGGATGTGGGGGATGGCAGACAGCGTCACGCCACACGGGGATGCGCGGGTCCGATGAGCGCCCGCACTCCGAGCAGCAACCGGTCCACACTGAAGGGTTTTTCCAGCGTGCCATGCGCGCCGAAGATCGCCGCTATTTTGAGAATATCGTAGCCCTGCACCGCTTGCCCGGAGATGGCCAAGACCTTCACGGGCATGTGCCGGCTATGCACTCGAAGAATGGTTTCCAACCTGTCCTGAACCGGCAGGTGGACATCGAGAATGACGAGATCGGGAGACTGACGCTGAATGGTGTGGAGAGCCTGCCGTCCATCCGCGGCTTCGATGACCCGATACCCTTCCAGTTCGAGTACGGTTCGCAGCCACCGACACACTTTCTCATCGTCGTCTGCAACCAGAATCAGCGCCACCGGCTCCTCGCTTCCGCATCAGGCACAGTCTTCGGCAGAAATCCCCCCGCTCGGCAACGTCCTCGCATACAGCGTCGCCACCTGCGAACGCCGCGTAACCCCTAACTTGGAATACATATTGGAGATATAGTTTTTGACCGTTTTATCGGAGAGCGACAGGGCTACGGCAATCTCCTTGTTCGTCCGGCCTTCTGCGACCAAGGGCAAGAGGCGTCGCTCTTGCGGCGACAAGTCGACCATGCACGCCGTCGACAGCCCATTGGCCATCTCCCGCACTTCCATCAAGACCAGGCCGATCAACTGCGGCCCAAGGACCACTCCACTACCGGCCGCCCGTCGCATCGCATTCCGCCACATCGCCACCGGCGTATCTTTCAACACATACCCTTGGGCGCCCGCAGCGATCGCCTCCCGGATGACGACGGGGTCGTCGTACACGCTCAGAATGAG
The Nitrospira sp. DNA segment above includes these coding regions:
- a CDS encoding response regulator, which translates into the protein MALILVADDDEKVCRWLRTVLELEGYRVIEAADGRQALHTIQRQSPDLVILDVHLPVQDRLETILRVHSRHMPVKVLAISGQAVQGYDILKIAAIFGAHGTLEKPFSVDRLLLGVRALIGPAHPRVA
- a CDS encoding response regulator transcription factor; translated protein: MDAQHLYRIVLIDDSRMARLGLREQLNQTAEFRIVGEAASMAEGLELIERLNPDLVLLDISLPDGSGVQACGRLVAGRPDTRVLILSVYDDPVVIREAIAAGAQGYVLKDTPVAMWRNAMRRAAGSGVVLGPQLIGLVLMEVREMANGLSTACMVDLSPQERRLLPLVAEGRTNKEIAVALSLSDKTVKNYISNMYSKLGVTRRSQVATLYARTLPSGGISAEDCA